ACTGAATAACCTCATGCATCGGATCATCCAAATCTTCAAGAATTTCTGAAAAATAAGTCACATTCAATCTAGGCACTGTATTTTGAACACCAACATTACTAACAGCACCAACAGTGTTACATCTTCTACTCCTTTTAGCATCAGAGGTACCAATTTGAGCACCAATACCACTACTCATCATTTGTCTCAATGAATTGCAAACCTAGGAAAATCAAAGTgaggaaaaaaaatcagttcTACGATGAACTAATTGCCTAGGGACAAAACTGAACAACTAACactacaaagaaaaaaaaatcatgatcttTCAACTAACACTGAGAAAGAAAGATATAGGCAAAAGGAGGCACCACTGCACTAGTAGCAGAGAAGCACTCTTGATTACTGAAGTAAGTAGCATGTGATGAGAAAGATTTATGTTTGTGAATAATAATTAGATAAAAGATGCATGACATATTTAGAatatcaatactagccgcgcaaatgcgcgggtcaCCTCCCTAGTTTTACTAATATTGGTTGCagcattttttttctagatCTTAATTGTAATTGGCTTCCTAGAATTTTGCCATGTTATTTGAACTCTTTTTTCATATATCCACTAATCCAGATTCATGTGGCAAAAAGCTACAGCTGGGAGTATTTGTCTCTCTTTGTAGTCAGCTTGGCACCATTAGCTTCTTTTGTGCGGGATGGTAGTGCGGCATCTTTTTATTTTACTTCAATGAGAGAGTGGATTGGTCAAGATAATTTGATTTTGCTAAAATATGGTGTGTTTGAAGGGATAAGGGTAAACTTGTCCAGATTTATGATTTGTATGGCCTCTTTGTGTTGGAAATACTATTATATAAGTTATAGTGTTCTGTAGCAAATTATTATTGTTGAAGCCTGTCATGTGGCAAAGAGATATTGTTTTAGTGGTTAGGAGCAAAAGCCACCTTTGAAGGATGTCCTTCAGCAATTTTTTCCTTTTACAAATTACATATGACAATTCTTAAGTTAGTATCCAGGAGTCACCCCGACAAATCAAGCTACAAATTACACTTGATGAAAACTCCCAAAACGACGAACTTTTACTAAGGTATCGGAAAGTTTTTGTTTCCCTTAGTCTTCGTTGGAGCCCCTTGCGAGGAAATATCCGTGCAATGGCAAAGCTTCCGATCAAGTAACTTTGTGGGTAGCCGACTGACCATCTCGATGCGCAGCTTGTCTCTGTATAACCTCGTACAAATGCTTTCCCCGATCTTCATTAGGTAGATCTTATGCAAATTACCAAGGGCTTCTCCTCCTCTCTTAAGCATCACTGGTCACCCGCATGAGCAAGCACGATGAGGGCGCCACCGTGGTGGCGCCAGAATGTCAGCTGAGAGGTTTGCGTAAAGACATCCGTGTGTGGTTGACTGATATCAGACCTTGGCGAATTTCGGAGTGGGCAAGGTGGTCAGTGGATAGTGGATGGGAGGATTACACCCTCATCTCCTAGACATTACTAGAAAACACGCTATCTGTccagccaaaaatataggaggTCTTCTTACTACTAGTATTTTTAGAATGGATGGAAGCCTATGAAGACTTTTTTGTACTAAAGGGTCCATATTAATACCCGTTGTTGTTACCATCTGGTGCTAAAATGTCCACCCATTATTACTGGTTGGTAACACCATCCGGTACTAGTGTATAGCCTTTTGTCACTTGTTACCACCCAGTACTGAAGGGTTCTCCACGGGATACTTCAAAAGGAGGTATCACAAGTGTATAGCCTTTGACACCAGTAATAAGTGTTGTGTAGGTGAAATGATAAGGAGGTATCGCACAAGTCCAGAGGTTCTGAGTGCATGAAAAAATCGTGTGACAATTCTTTCTTTAGCGAGACGTGAGATGCTTTATTATCTAACTTTTCATCGGTCATGcactcctttcttcttcttcccctcccaTTTCTTCACAAGTCTTGGCGCCAAATAAGCAGAGCACGAGAAGTCCTGGCaccaaaaaataaagaaatagcATGGTCAACAAGAATATAgctatttttagattttttccAAGTGAAATCTTTTAAGCTTTGACGGTGGAtagtaaaaaaattaaagatTGACAACATAAGAGTGATATTAGTTTATTCGTAATGAAACCAACTATCATAGCATGTaatattttctatttaaaaGAAATTATGTATGGAGAAATTATTGGTCAAACATGAAAATGTTTGactttgaaaagttagaaagttgttatattttgggatggaggtaGTAGTTAGTAACAAACACACCCAGCTAATAATTAGTTAGATAATCTTAGCTAGTTAATATAAAATATAGCTAGCTATGCTACCTAACCATATTATTCGAGAAGGATCCAAACAGGATATTAACTATAGCTAAGCTAGCTAATCATTAGTTGAGAAAGATCCAAACAGGAGCATAGAGTAAGGGAGAAGTTGCACTTCGTATTTATTCCTTGTACTTGTACACATAGCAGCAAcacacaaaagctaaaagacaCATTCATCAACTCACTCCCTTATAAGCGCCACCAACTGTTTCCCAACATTTTTCCCGGAAAACAACCCGATTAGAGCCGTCGGCGCGCTCTCGATCCCCTCAACGACGTCCTGCACGACGACGACCTTCCCCTCCTTGATGTACCCGGCCATCTCCTCCTCGAACCTCGAGTACATGTGGAAGTAGCCAGTAACGTTGAACCCTTCCACCCGGAGAGCCTTGGGGATGATGCGATACATGTTGCGCAGGCCGTATTGCTCCTCCAGGTTGTACTGCGAGATCATCCCGCAGACGACCACCCTGCCGCCCCAGCGCATGTTCAGGAGCCCGGCGTCCAGCGTCGCGCCGCCCATGTTGTCGACGTAGATGTCGATGCCGTCCGGGAGGCAGCGCttgagcgcggcggcgaggtcggtcTCCGACTTGTAGTTGAACGTGTCGTCGAAGCCGAACTTGGTCTTCAGAAGATCGACCTTCTCGTCGGAGCCGGCGCTGCCGACCACGTAGCAGCCGGCGATCTTGGCGAGCTGGCCGGCGACCTGCCCGACGGCGCCCGACGCGGAGGATACGAACACGAAGTCGCCTTTCTTCGGCCTCCCGACCTCCATAAACGACGCGTATGCAGTGAACCCTGTCAGGCCTGCCATTGCCTATAGTCAGTGACTGGCAGTGACACAAGGATTAGGAATTCGGGAGCAATGGAGTAGTATGATCAGGGGCGGCCCAGGGGTATGCGCCTGTATGCCTAGGCATACCCAAGATTTAGACAAAAATACCAATGTGTATTCATATATGTATACCATCCAATACAACTTATGGGCTCAATTGAACAAAGCCCAGCTGCccagcaagaagcccaagaatggGAATCGATCACTGCCTCTAGCTCTCGCTCGTCTCGCTGCGAACTGCGCCCCGTCCGTTCCCCCTCGCTCCAGTCTGTGCCGCCGTCCTCGCAGTCCTGCCCCAGCGCGCCTCCTCATCCGTCCTCCAGCCCTCCACCTATCCAGCGTTCGGCAACCTCCCCAACTCCGGCAGGGGCAGCCGGGCAGGCCCCTCGCCtgtcgccgcgacgccgccccgGCACCTGGCGCCCCAACAACAGCGAGAAGGAGCCAACGCCCCTGGCGGCTTCCTGCTCCACCCTCGGCCTGCAGCCTGCAGGACTGAGTCCCTGCACCCAGGTGCACCCTCGGCCCTTCAATTCAAGCAAGCCAGCAAGGTAAAGGTAAGAGGAACACCCTAGATCCACATCGATTCACTTATCAGTGTAATATTCAAgatttccttttctaattcttttGATTGTGTTCTTAATTTTTGTAAtgtagatgaagaagaagagtagATTTGGAAGCACTTGAGCATGATCCTAGGAAGCGGATTCCCATCTCAAGGTATGATGTCAATGACCGAGATAGTGTTAGAAGGAGATATATTGAGTTAGGGCCATGTCAACCAAAAAATCATGATTTTAAATACAGAGATATAGGTGGCCATCCACGTCGCTTTTGCCCAGTTTGGTTTAAGGAGAATAAATGGCTCGAGTATAGTGTAGAAAAAGATGTAGCCTTTTGctttgtttgctatttgttcAAGGATAAAATACAATGCCCTGGTGGAGATACATTTGTGAATGGTGGATGGAGGAACTAGCACCTAAAATCAAGATTGAAAAAACACATTGGTGCTGTCACTAGTGCTCATGCTGAAGCTCAAGAAAAATATGATAGGTTCACTACACCTAGAACATCAATTCGGGAGTCTATTGCTTCTAACA
The genomic region above belongs to Panicum virgatum strain AP13 chromosome 8N, P.virgatum_v5, whole genome shotgun sequence and contains:
- the LOC120684434 gene encoding 2-alkenal reductase (NADP(+)-dependent)-like isoform X2, whose translation is MAGNAVATNKRVVLKRHVTGFPMEEDMEVVVDTVRLRVPAGSPAVLVQNLYLSCDPWMRGRMSKHDDGGAAETAPDFVVGETLVNFGVGNVIDSTHPEFKAGDLVWGMSGWEEYTLVSKSESLFKINHTELPLSYYTGVLGLTGFTAYASFMEVGRPKKGDFVFVSSASGAVGQVAGQLAKIAGCYVVGSAGSDEKVDLLKTKFGFDDTFNYKSETDLAAALKRCLPDGIDIYVDNMGGATLDAGLLNMRWGGRVVVCGMISQYNLEEQYGLRNMYRIIPKALRVEGFNVTGYFHMYSRFEEEMAGYIKEGKVVVVQDVVEGIESAPTALIGLFSGKNVGKQLVALIRE
- the LOC120684434 gene encoding 2-alkenal reductase (NADP(+)-dependent)-like isoform X3, which translates into the protein MAGNAVATNKRVVLKRHVTGFPMEEDMEVVVDTVRLRVPAGSPAVLVQNLYLSCDPWMRGRMSKHDDGGAAETAPDFVVGEVLVTHGVAEVIDSTHPEFKAGDLVWGMSGWEEYTLVSKSESLFKINHTELPLSYYTGVLGLTGFTAYASFMEVGRPKKGDFVFVSSASGAVGQVAGQLAKIAGCYVVGSAGSDEKVDLLKTKFGFDDTFNYKSETDLAAALKRCLPDGIDIYVDNMGGATLDAGLLNMRWGGRVVVCGMISQYNLEEQYGLRNMYRIIPKALRVEGFNVTGYFHMYSRFEEEMAGYIKEGKVVVVQDVVEGIESAPTALIGLFSGKNVGKQLVALIRE
- the LOC120684434 gene encoding 2-alkenal reductase (NADP(+)-dependent)-like isoform X1 — encoded protein: MAGNAVATNKRVVLKRHVTGFPMEEDMEVVVDTVRLRVPAGSPAVLVQNLYLSCDPWMRGRMSKHDDGGAAETAPDFVVGEWVLGPPQFPTGKVIDSTHPEFKAGDLVWGMSGWEEYTLVSKSESLFKINHTELPLSYYTGVLGLTGFTAYASFMEVGRPKKGDFVFVSSASGAVGQVAGQLAKIAGCYVVGSAGSDEKVDLLKTKFGFDDTFNYKSETDLAAALKRCLPDGIDIYVDNMGGATLDAGLLNMRWGGRVVVCGMISQYNLEEQYGLRNMYRIIPKALRVEGFNVTGYFHMYSRFEEEMAGYIKEGKVVVVQDVVEGIESAPTALIGLFSGKNVGKQLVALIRE
- the LOC120684435 gene encoding putative uncharacterized protein DDB_G0290521, whose translation is MGSIEQSPAAQQEAQEWESITASSSRSSRCELRPVRSPSLQSVPPSSQSCPSAPPHPSSSPPPIQRSATSPTPAGAAGQAPRLSPRRRPGTWRPNNSEKEPTPLAASCSTLGLQPAGLSPCTQVHPRPFNSSKPAR